The following coding sequences are from one Capsicum annuum cultivar UCD-10X-F1 chromosome 3, UCD10Xv1.1, whole genome shotgun sequence window:
- the LOC107865950 gene encoding calmodulin-binding protein 60 A, whose protein sequence is MMAAHNIHVLEEGNTSSHTETTNSTTIRFTRVIRDVVSLCKLRRIVIAFLLALLTFPVEDELQFDLEILLTARNRNFQKKIHPCESRCLLLKFSHEIIAPVVFTGNCIFPDGTKLELVDAATRQQVRHEPLASAQVEIFLLNGDESWPIEELNSHIMLPKRSGKSRRDQNPCLSLEEGVVSVDGIKFKHTPKHMKKLEMVKLGARIVDQSEEVIVNEAVTGHFTVKDKRLLRNEKRYPPLPTDDVWRLEQIYRKGAFHDRLTKNGIKTVEDFLIELQNNPQSLRQILGKSMSENYWKRAITHAKTCNLGGRKYVYYHPETEQKIAVVFNAAGQVMSLDSGSGLDYFDMLSETQKVYARKLVKTAFANWENVQKFDNEISITDHLSPSPKLGDMSRCHLGNLVTVNEHHSLEFRNASKSHLIQGTAESNQRVDIAECSTSYEYADQHAESDAMSLAITSPGHSGLGTWGCLGSPSDITSVNWEELMQHLNSDAIQFVDFPSREPGQVINSAAETSATQFHVLQHGETMDLSSQNQFTHLMDSENVQSIIIEDGTSANQMNNVLMVPVTSTCNRKSKKNWTMISSILKWLLLKRFLELKKVRMSKKRKLIHKPEGKHAPLALVEIDQQSSEFYTV, encoded by the exons ATGATGGCGGCACATAACATACATGTGTTGGAAGAAGGAAACACCAGCTCACATACTGAAACAACAAACTCTACTACTATTCGTTTCACCAG GGTCATAAGGGATGTTGTGTCTCTCTGCAAGCTCCGGCGGATTGTGATCGCCTTTCTACTCGCTTTACTTACTTTTCCG GTGGAGGATGAACTTCAGTTCGACTTGGAAATACTTTTGACTGCTCGGAACAG GAATTTCCAGAAGAAAATCCATCCTTGTGAATCGAGATGTTTGCTTCTGAAGTTCTCACACGAGATTATTGCCCCGGTGGTATTTACTGGAAATTGTATCTTTCCCGACGGAACCAAATTGGAATTGGTTGATGCTGCTACAAGACAACAAGTGAGACATGAGCCTCTAGCCTCAGCACAAGTTGAAATTTTTCTACTTAATGGCGACGAAAGTTGGCCAATTGAAGAACTAAACAGTCATATTATGTTGCCAAAGAGAAGTGGAAAATCAAGGCGCGACCAAAATCCTTGTCTGAGTTTGGAAGAAGGCGTTGTTTCTGTTGACGGAATTAAATTCAAACACACTCCAAAGCATATGAAGAAGTTGGAGATGGTAAAGCTAGGAGCAAGGATTGTCGATCAATCAGAAGAAGTTATAGTGAATGAGGCCGTGACAGGACACTTCACTGTCAAGGATAAACGTTTATTAA GAAACGAGAAGCGGTACCCACCATTACCAACTGATGATGTATGGAGACTAGAGCAGATTTACAGAAAGGGTGCATTCCATGATCGATTGACTAAAAATGGGATTAAAACAGTGGAGGATTTCTTAATTGAACTCCAAAACAATCCTCAGAGTCTACGCCAG ATCCTTGGCAAAAGCATGTCTGAGAATTATTGGAAAAGAGCTATAACGCATGCTAAGACTTGCAATCTTGGTGGAAGAAAATACGTGTACTATCATCCAGAGACTGAACAAAAAATTGCAGTGGTGTTTAATGCTGCTGGTCAGGTGATGTCGTTGGACTCAGGGAGCGGTTTAGATTATTTCGACATGCTTTCTGAAACTCAGAAG GTGTATGCACGCAAGTTAGTCAAAACTGCATTCGCAAACTgggaaaatgtccaaaaattTGATAACGAGATCTCTATCACGGATCACTTATCTCCTTCTCCCAAGCTAGGAGACATGAGCAGATGTCACTTGGGAAATTTGGTCACTGTTAATGAACACCATTCTTTAGAGTTTCGAAATGCTTCA AAGTCACATTTGATTCAGGGAACAGCTGAAAGTAACCAGCGGGTAGACATTGCTGAATGTTCTACTTCTTATGAATATGCTGACCAGCACGCGGAGTCGGATGCAATGTCACTTGCTATTACTTCTCCTGGCCATTCAGGTTTAGGTACTTGGGGTTGTCTAGGATCCCCCAGCGATATCACATCTGTGAATTGGGAGGAACTTATGCAGCATCTTAATTCTGATGCAATTCAATTTGTGGATTTCCCATCCAGGGAGCCTGGCCAAGTCATCAACTCTGCTGCTGAAACCAGTGCCACACAGTTTCATGTATTGCAACATGGCGAGACGATGGATCTTTCCTCGCAAAACCAATTCACACACTTAATGGATTCTGAAAATGTTCAATCCATCATCATTGAAGATGGCACAAGTGCTAATCAAATGAACAACGTTTTGATGGTTCCAGTGACCTCTACGTGCAATCGCAAGTCGAAGAAGAACTGGACCATGATATCTAGCATACTGAAATGGTTATTACTGAAGAGGTTTCTTGAACTTAAAAAGGTCCGTATGAGCAAGAAGAGGAAATTAATACATAAGCCAGAGGGAAAACACGCACCGTTGGCTTTGGTGGAGATCGATCAGCAGTCATCGGAGTTCTACACCGTGTGA
- the LOC107862432 gene encoding calmodulin-binding protein 60 B isoform X2 gives MRRLCVDPAAVGVEPGPTEISTGPRKAEENLNGADYDQYEYSQHLKLMFSNNINGPIYTGLPVGEEGSTLHLHLIDSHTQNIVKSGPEASAKVEIVALEKDEIKTATSWPGGKSLIRGDPHVILKDGSVSVGHISFKHTRVPMKKRELTLRARALYTYDIGTRIMDAVSEPFIVKDRRCMSKSLKPLALDDEVWKLQTIGKGGAFHDHLLKENIKTVRDFLTHYFLNRDKLLSIPGRRMHAKKLDEAVNQAKSKLDLKKYLYNSAHPQENVRVVFTDVGELIGLLYKESQFASVEQLTPTQKVFGVELVRTAFQDGHQNFKVLDDDSFELFSSTSTPNVVCPVEAADFDCSNGFSFEAYCPIDMQQHPVASTSSTFMPSTSTATNNYDSISQINSSATLTGALPDCADSYDNDFTNQRIWDYEY, from the exons GCTGTGGGTGTTGAACCGGGACCTACAGAGATTTCAACCGGCCCAAG GAAAGCGGAGGAAAATTTGAATGGCGCTGATTATGATCAGTATGAATATTCACAGCATTTGAAATTAATGTTTTCTAACAACATTAATGGTCCAATATATACTGGGCTCCCGGTAGGTGAAGAGGGAAGTACCTTACATCTACATTTAATTGACTCCCATACTCAGAATATTGTTAAATCTGGTCCTGAAGCATCAGCAAAGGTGGAAATAGTTGCCCTTGAGAAAGATGAAATCAAAACAGCTACAAGTTGGCCTGGTGGGAAATCACTTATTCGCGGAGATCCACATGTTATCTTGAAAGATGGAAGTGTTTCTGTAGGTCATATTTCATTTAAACACACTAGAGTACCTATGAAAAAACGTGAGCTGACACTAAGGGCGAGAGCTTTGTATACCTACGATATTGGGACCAGAATCATGGATGCAGTCAGTGAGCCATTCATTGTCAAGGATCGTCGCTGCA TGAGCAAGAGCCTGAAGCCCCTAGCTCTTGATGATGAAGTCTGGAAACTGCAAACGATTGGCAAAGGCGGTGCTTTCCATGATCATTTGTTGAAGGAAAACATTAAAACTGTCAGGGACTTCTTAACTCACTACTTTTTGAACCGTGATAAGCTACTCAGC ATCCCTGGCAGGCGTATGCACGCAAAGAAATTGGATGAAGCAGTAAATCAGGCAAAGAGTAAGCTTGACTTGAAAAAATACTTGTATAATTCTGCCCATCCCCAGGAAAATGTAAGAGTGGTATTTACCGATGTGGGAGAGTTGATTGGACTACTCTACAAAGAGAGCCAGTTTGCGTCTGTCGAACAGCTCACCCCAACTCAAAAG GTTTTTGGAGTAGAACTGGTAAGAACAGCCTTTCAAGATGGCCACCAGAATTTCAAGGTATTAGATGATGATAGTTTTGAACTGTTTAGCTCTACCAGTACTCCAAATGTTGTTTGTCCAGTGGAAGCAGCTGATTTTGATTGTTCTAATGGATTCTCTTTCGAGGCTTATTGTCCAATTGACATGCAGCAGCACCCAGTGGCTAGTACATCTTCTACTTTTATGCCTAGCACAAGTACTGCAACAAATAATTATGACTCTATAAGCCAAATCAATAGCTCAGCAACTCTTACTGGTGCATTACCAGATTGTGCTGATTCATATGATAACGACTTCACCAACCAAAGGATCTGGGATTATGAATATTAG
- the LOC107862432 gene encoding calmodulin-binding protein 60 B isoform X3, producing the protein MFSNNINGPIYTGLPVGEEGSTLHLHLIDSHTQNIVKSGPEASAKVEIVALEKDEIKTATSWPGGKSLIRGDPHVILKDGSVSVGHISFKHTRVPMKKRELTLRARALYTYDIGTRIMDAVSEPFIVKDRRCMSKSLKPLALDDEVWKLQTIGKGGAFHDHLLKENIKTVRDFLTHYFLNRDKLLSIPGRRMHAKKLDEAVNQAKSKLDLKKYLYNSAHPQENVRVVFTDVGELIGLLYKESQFASVEQLTPTQKVFGVELVRTAFQDGHQNFKVLDDDSFELFSSTSTPNVVCPVEAADFDCSNGFSFEAYCPIDMQQHPVASTSSTFMPSTSTATNNYDSISQINSSATLTGALPDCADSYDNDFTNQRIWDYEY; encoded by the exons ATGTTTTCTAACAACATTAATGGTCCAATATATACTGGGCTCCCGGTAGGTGAAGAGGGAAGTACCTTACATCTACATTTAATTGACTCCCATACTCAGAATATTGTTAAATCTGGTCCTGAAGCATCAGCAAAGGTGGAAATAGTTGCCCTTGAGAAAGATGAAATCAAAACAGCTACAAGTTGGCCTGGTGGGAAATCACTTATTCGCGGAGATCCACATGTTATCTTGAAAGATGGAAGTGTTTCTGTAGGTCATATTTCATTTAAACACACTAGAGTACCTATGAAAAAACGTGAGCTGACACTAAGGGCGAGAGCTTTGTATACCTACGATATTGGGACCAGAATCATGGATGCAGTCAGTGAGCCATTCATTGTCAAGGATCGTCGCTGCA TGAGCAAGAGCCTGAAGCCCCTAGCTCTTGATGATGAAGTCTGGAAACTGCAAACGATTGGCAAAGGCGGTGCTTTCCATGATCATTTGTTGAAGGAAAACATTAAAACTGTCAGGGACTTCTTAACTCACTACTTTTTGAACCGTGATAAGCTACTCAGC ATCCCTGGCAGGCGTATGCACGCAAAGAAATTGGATGAAGCAGTAAATCAGGCAAAGAGTAAGCTTGACTTGAAAAAATACTTGTATAATTCTGCCCATCCCCAGGAAAATGTAAGAGTGGTATTTACCGATGTGGGAGAGTTGATTGGACTACTCTACAAAGAGAGCCAGTTTGCGTCTGTCGAACAGCTCACCCCAACTCAAAAG GTTTTTGGAGTAGAACTGGTAAGAACAGCCTTTCAAGATGGCCACCAGAATTTCAAGGTATTAGATGATGATAGTTTTGAACTGTTTAGCTCTACCAGTACTCCAAATGTTGTTTGTCCAGTGGAAGCAGCTGATTTTGATTGTTCTAATGGATTCTCTTTCGAGGCTTATTGTCCAATTGACATGCAGCAGCACCCAGTGGCTAGTACATCTTCTACTTTTATGCCTAGCACAAGTACTGCAACAAATAATTATGACTCTATAAGCCAAATCAATAGCTCAGCAACTCTTACTGGTGCATTACCAGATTGTGCTGATTCATATGATAACGACTTCACCAACCAAAGGATCTGGGATTATGAATATTAG